From the genome of Alcanivorax sp.:
AGCGCGACGCCCTGCCGGACTGGGTGCATCAGCCTAGTCAGGCTGCCACCTATCCCCGGGCGTTTGTGGATGTGGCGGTGGGCCGCGGGGCCGACCGCAGCGACTTGTTGTCACGGGCGGGGGTGGCCGAGCAGTGTTTCGTGGATCCAGGGGGCAAGTTCTCCCTTTATGAAGTGGCTTGTATTGTGGCGGCAGCCCATGAGCTTACCGGGGATCACTGCCTGGGCTTTTCCACCGGCGACAGCATGCTGCTGACCGCCCATGGCAACCTGGGCTATGCCTTGATGTGTGCGCCCACGGTGCGTGAGGCAATCGGTATCCTGGAGCGTTACTGGCATCTGCGTGGCCGGGGGGTCCGGCTGCAGGTGCATAGCGAAGCGGATTCCGTGTTTCTTGAACTCACTGCGGAAATTACCCTGAGCCCCATGTTGTCCTGGCTGATGCTCAGTTCCATCCTGACCAGCATGTTGAGGGGCGTGCAGTTCCTGATCCCGGTATTACCGGATGTGCTGGAATTGTGGTTGCCGGGGGAGCGCCCTGCGGACTTTGACCCTTGGCAGGCGCGCTTGCCGCCGGTGCGGTTTGCCCGGCCCCGGCTCGGGCTATACCTGTCCGGGGATATGAGTTTGCTGGACCAGACCTTGCCGACGGCCAACCCGGAGGCGCTGCGTACTGCTCTTGAGCAATGTGAACGGGAAAGCCTGCTCATCGAGCGCGACGATGACATCGTGCATCAGGTACGTTCATTGCTGGTGCCCGGCCCGGAAGGGTACCCGTCTCCAGAGCAGGTGGCCGACCAGCTTCACCAGACACCGCGCACCTTGCGTCGCCGTCTTCAGGAGCGCGGATGCAATTATCAGCAATTGCTGGAAGAGGCGCGGGTGCGGGACAGTCGCCGGTTGTTACAGCAGGCAGATCTGGAAGTAAGACGGATAGGTGAAATGCTGGGTTATCTGAACCCGGCGAACTTTACCCGGGCCTTCAAGGGATGGACCGGGATGACGCCACGGGAGTGGCGCCGGCAGTATGAGCCAGAGTCTCCCCCCTTTGATCTGTTTCCCAATGAATGAGGAGCCATGATGTCCCCCAGTCAGCCCAATAACCCGTTGCA
Proteins encoded in this window:
- a CDS encoding AraC family transcriptional regulator; amino-acid sequence: MTAVSVLAQLTEKRDALPDWVHQPSQAATYPRAFVDVAVGRGADRSDLLSRAGVAEQCFVDPGGKFSLYEVACIVAAAHELTGDHCLGFSTGDSMLLTAHGNLGYALMCAPTVREAIGILERYWHLRGRGVRLQVHSEADSVFLELTAEITLSPMLSWLMLSSILTSMLRGVQFLIPVLPDVLELWLPGERPADFDPWQARLPPVRFARPRLGLYLSGDMSLLDQTLPTANPEALRTALEQCERESLLIERDDDIVHQVRSLLVPGPEGYPSPEQVADQLHQTPRTLRRRLQERGCNYQQLLEEARVRDSRRLLQQADLEVRRIGEMLGYLNPANFTRAFKGWTGMTPREWRRQYEPESPPFDLFPNE